The sequence AGCACTACACCGACAGCCGCCGGGTCGGCCACCGGCTCTTCGACATCGCCGAGTTCGACGGGTACGCCGACCTGCTGGCCCGGTCGCCGGAACAGCTCGCCGGCTGGCGCGACGGCGGCGGCCAGCGCTGGCTCGACGAGCGGGAACTGCTCACCCGGGCCGAGGCGTACGGGCTGGCGACGGTTCCCCGACCGGCCACGGTGGACGCCGCCGAGCTGCCCCGCGACCTGGACAAGACGTACGCGTTCCTGACCGACCACCTGCCGCACACGCTGGTGGCGCTCGACGGCGTACCCGGCCGGTCGGAGGGTCTGGTGCTGCGCGACGCCGACCGGTCGGTGATCGCCAAGGCCCGCTTCCAGGACTACGAGCGGTCCCGCCGCCGCCGCTCCGGCGGCCGCTGACCCCACCCCCGGTGGTGGCCCGCCGCCCGCCTCGGTGATCAAGAAGTTTGCGTCAGGTCCGGGGCCGATTCCGACGCAAACTTCTTGATCACTGCGGGGACGGCGGGTGCGCCGGAGGTGGGGAGGTGACGGATGGTGACTGTCTGATTGCTGATCGCGGTCTTCGGGGGCGGCTTCTAACGTGACCGCGGAGCGCGCGGCGACCCGACAGGCCGGGAGGCACGATCACCATGAACCCGACCAGGCAGGTCTCGGGCGGCGGGACGGAGGAGGACCTCGTCCGGCTGGCGATCCGGGCGGTGGCCCCCGACGAGGAGCCGCTGATGGTGTTCCTGCAACCGGCGTACCGGCGTGACCCCGACCGCTGGCGCGACGACCCTCGTGACCTGGTGCGGGTGAGCGGCGGCGAGGCCGGCGGAGGCGGGTTCCACGAGAACGTCGAGCCGCTGCTGCCGTACGTCATGGTGCTGACCGGCGTCGCGCTCACCGCGCTGCGTGACGCGGCGCAGGGCCAGGCCACCGACGCGGTGCGCGGCGGCCTGCGCCGGCTCGGCCGGCGGTGGCGGGTCCGTCGCTCGGGCGCCGAGGCGCCGGCGCTGCCGGCGGTGCGGCTGCGCCCCGGGCAGGTGCTGCGCATCGAGGAGGCGGTCACCGCCGCCGCCCGCGACCCGCGCTGGGCGCTCACCGACGACCAGGTGGCGCTGCTGCGCGCCGCGGTGCGGGACGCGTTCGTCGCGCGGTTCGGGGTGGACGGCGGGAACGCCGACGGTGCGTGAGGCGACGTCGTACCGCGCCGGCCACGCCGCGCTGACCCCGCCGCTGCCCTCGCCGGCCCTGGGCCGCTTCGTCGCCGTGGTGACCGCGGTCGTCGGGACGAGCATGTTCGGCTGGCAGACGGTGCTCATCGACGCCGCGCTCACCCGGGAACGGGCCGAGTGCGTCGGCGGGCTGCGCCGGTTTCCGCCGCCGGTCGACGTGCGCGCCGGCACGGTCAACGAGGAGTCGGCCGCAGCGGTGCAGCGGTGCCTCGGCACCCTGCACGCCGACGTGGTGCGTCAGATGCTCGTCGGGCTGGCGGTGCTGACGGCCGTGACGGCGGCGATCTACCTGGCCGCGCCGTGGTGCGAACGCCGGTGGCGCGACCTGCGCCGGCTGGACCGGGTGCCGGGCACCGAGGCGTTGCGGGCGGACCTGGCCGCCCTGGTCCGCGAGGTGGGGCTGCGTCGGCCGCCGACGTTCGTGGTGTCGAGGTCGGCACGGGTCAGCGGCAACACCTTCGGCACGGTCGGAGTCCGGTACGTCCGGCTCGACCTGGGGCTCGTGCACGCCCACCGGACGGCGCCCGGGGTGTTCCGGACGGTCGTCCTGCACGAACTCGCCCACCTGCGCAACGCGGACGTGGACCTGACCCGGCTGACGATCGCGTTGGCATGGGCCTTCCCGCTGGGTGTGCTTGCCCCCGTCGCGGTCAACTACGCCGGCGCCGTACCGGCCGCGCACCTGCTCGGCGACGCCTGGCGGTTGGCGGTGTTCGCGCTGGTGGTGCAGGTGTCGGCCTGGTCGGTGCTGCGGGCCCGGGAGTTCGCCGCCGACGCCCGGCTGACCGGGGTGGACGCGGCGACCGCCCGGGCGATGCTCGCGGCCGACCGCACCCGCGCCGGACGCTGGTCCCGCCTCGCCGCCGTGTTCCGGTTCCAGCCGCTGGCCGGGGCCCGCGCCGACGAGCTGGCCCGCCCGGCGCGCCGGGTCGCCGCCCGCCCGATCGAGGCGCTGGGGGCCGGCCTGGCGGCCGGGATCGCCGCACCGCCGCTGCTGGACCTGATGTCGCAACTGCCGCGCACCCTGGGCGGCCCCGATCCCCTCACCGGCGGCGCGTTCCTCGTCGGCCTGCTGCTCGGCGCGCCGCTGGCCCTGGTCACCACCGGCGCGCTGTGGCGGTCGGCGTGGTGGGCGCGGCACGGCGGCGGCACGGCGTCCCGGGGTGGCCTGTTCGGCGCGGCGCTCGCCGCCGGGCTGCTCGTCGGCCGCCGGCTGGCCTGGTCCGCCGGGTACGCCAGCGACCGGCCGGCCTGGTGGGTCGAGCTGACCTGGGCCGTGCTCGGGGTCGCCGGTGGCGTCCTGCTCGGCCGCTGGGTCGCCCTCGGCGCTCGCGCGCACCTGCGCCGGGTCGCGGTGGGCGACGCGACCCGCACCCGCCTGGCGTGGGCCGGCGCCGCCGTGGCCACGACCGTGCTGGCCGCCGCCTTCGTGGCGTCGTTCCTGATCCTGGACGCGTGGTCGGCGGACTCGGAGGTGAGCATGCCGCGGGTGCTCGCGGCGCGGGAGGGCCACCCCGACCATGTCACCGCGCTCACCCTGCTGGACACCCTCGGCTGGTACGTCCGCGTGCTGGCCGACCAGGCGCCGTACCTGCTCGCGCTGCCGCTCGCCGCCGCGCTGTACCCGGTCCTGGCGAACCGGCACGCCACCCGGCGGGCGGTCCGGCTCGGCCTGGTCGCGGGGGTCGTCGGCGCGGCGGCGCTGCCGGCGGTGGCGACCGGCGTCGCGGTCGCGGTCCGGGACCCGGACCTCGGGCCGGCGGCGCTGCGGGGCCTGGTCGAGGGTCACACCCTGCTGCCCGTGACGCTGGTGGAGATGACCGTGGCGGTCGCGGCCGTGGCCGGCCGACGGCTGTCGGTCTGGCACGCCCTGCTCGCCGCCGGCACGGCGGGGCTGCTGTTGGCGCCGGTGCTGGTGGCCGTGACGGCGGCGCTGCCCTGCCTCGGCACCGCCGCCGACCTCGACTGTGTCCGGCCTCCCGAGCAGGTTCTCGTCGTCCGGTCGGTCAGTCACGCCCTTCTCGTCGCACCGGTCTTCGCGGCGCTCGCCGCGGCGCTCGGTGCCGCGGTGACGGCGGCGCTCGCCGTGGCGGCGCGCGCCCGGCACCGGCGCTGGCTGCTGGCCGGGGCCGCCGTCGTGGTGCTGCTCGGCGCGTCCGGGGCGGTCGCCGGCGCGCACCGCGGGTCGGGGCGCGCGGCGGTGACCGGACAGGACGGCTGCCTGGTCGGGGTGTGGCGGCTCACCGCCGGCCGCTACCACGTCCCGGTCGCCGCCGACTCGCCGCTGGGCACGCTGGCCGGGCTGCGACAGGACGCGAGCGTGGACCTGGTCAGCGGCCCGGAGACCGGCTTCGCCAGCGCGTACCGGGTGGACGGCACCGCGACGGACCTGTTCGACCTGACCGTGGCCGAGGGTTCCCTCAACGGGCACACCGTGCGCAACGTCCGGCGGGGCACGCAACCGGTGGACCGCCGGGGTGGGGCGGTACCGGCAGCGCGACGGGGTGACCGCGGGCGACGTGAACCTGCTGCGGGTCGACGGCCGGGAGCTGGACATCAGCTCGGTGATGGCGGACTCGGCGGGCTCGTACCGCTGCGCCGGCGACCGGCTGGTGATCCGGCTGGCGGCCGACGACGGGTCGTGGGGCGAGGAGACCTTCGTCCGCAGCCGCGCCTGACAGGCCGACGCATCGCGGCATTTACATTTAACAAAGTTAACTGATAGCCTCCCGCGCATCGACGAGGAGGTATGTCATGCGACTCCGACCCGCACTCACCGCCCTGGCCGCCGGCGTGGCGCTGGCCACAGTCGCCGCCGCCCTGCCGACGACGCAGGGGCTCGCCGCGGCCATCACCGACGTCGCGGCCCTCGCCTGCACCGCGCCCGCCTGGGCCGAGGGCACCACCTACCCGGCGGGCAGCCAGGTCAGCTACGCGGGCCGGCGCTACGAGGCCCTGATGACCCACACGCCACCGCCGGGCGCCGGCTGGAACCCGGCCGCCACGCCGTCGCTGTGGCGGGACCTCGGCGCCTGCGACGGCGGCGGCACGCCCGCACCCACGCCGTCGCCCACCCGCACCTCGTCGCCCACCCCGACCCCGACGCCGACCGCGACGCCAACCACCCCGCCGCCCGGCACGCCGACCTGCGCGGTCAAGCCCCGACCGGCGGGCAAGGTGCTGCAGGGCTACTGGGAGAACTGGGACGGCGCCGCCAACGGCGTCCACCCGCCGCTGGGCTGGATCCCGATCACCGACCCGCGGATCACCGGACACGGCTACAACGTGGTCAACGCCGCCTTCCCGGTGATCCGCGCCGACGGCACCGTGCTCTGGGAGGACGGCATGGACGCCACCGTCAAGGTGCCCACCCCCGCCGAGATGTGCCAGGCGAAGGCGGCCGGCCTGACCATCCTGCTCTCGATCGGCGGCGCCACCGCCGGCATCGACCTCAGCTCGACGGCGGTCGCCGACCGGTTCGTCGCCACGGTGGTGCCGATCCTGAAAAAGTACAACTTCGACGGCATCGACATCGACATCGAGACCGGCCTGACCGGCAGCGGCGACATCAACCGGCTCTCCCCCTCCCAGGCGAACCTGATCCGGATCATCGACGGGGTGCTGGCCCAGATGCCGGCCGGCTTCGGCCTCACCATGGCCCCGGAGACCGCGTACGTCACCGGCGGCAGCGTCACCTACGGCTCCATCTGGGGCGCGTACCTGCCGATCGTGAAGCGGTACGCCGACAACGGCCGGCTCTGGTGGCTGAACATGCAGTACTACAACGGCAGCATGTACGGCTGCTCCGGCGACTCCTACCCGGCGGGCACGGTGCAGGGCTTCACCGCGCAGACCGACTGCCTCCACACCGGACTGGTCGTCCAGGGCACCACCATCCGCGTCCCGTACGACAAGCAGGTCCCCGGCCTACCGGCGCAGCCCGGTGCCGGCGGCGGACACCTGCCGCCGTCGTCGGTGGCGCAGGCGTGGAACGCCTACCGGGGCGGGCTGAAGGGGCTGATGACCTGGTCGCTGAACTGGGACGGCGCCAAGGGCTGGACCTTCGGCGACAACGTCCGGTCCCTGCAGGGCCGCTGAGATCCGCTCCCCCGGCCCCGCCCCCGCTCACCGGGGCGGGGCCGGCTCGCGCCCGCACCCGGCGGTCGGGCGGCCGGACCCGCGCCGGACACTTCGACGCATCGACATGTTGCGACGACGTTGCGGACGCCTCTAGGCTGTCATGGGAGCGCTCCCGAGCCTCGTCCGGGCATCGAGGCGACACCGGGCACCGCCCGGACGGGTGGGTGATGTGTGGGCACCACATCCATCCGGTCCACGGCCGGCCCGGGCACACCACCTCGCACCCGACCCCCGCACAGATTGAGACGGTCCCATGCAGAAGATCCCCCGCCCGACGCGGCGGCACCTGCTCGCCGCCGGTGCCGCGGCCGCCCTGACCATCGGCGCGTCGGCGTTCCTGCCGGTCGCCAACGCGATGGCGGCACCCGGCTGCGCCGTCACCTACACCACCACCTCCTGGACCGGCGGGTTCACCGCCAACATCACGATCAAGAACCTCGGGGACGCGGTCAACGGCTGGACCCTCGGCTTCAGCTTCCCGGACGCCGGGCAGCGGGTGGGGCAGGGCTGGTCGGCGACGTACCAGCAGAGCGGCCAGTCCGTCACCGCGCAGAGCCTGAGCTGGAACGGCTCCCTGGCCGGCGGGGCGTCCACCACCATCGGCTTCAACGGCACCTGGACGGGCAGCAACCCGGCGCCCACGTCGTTCACCCTCAACGGCACGACCTGCATCGGCGCGACGACCCCCGCCACCCCGCCGCCGACCACCACACCGCCGACCACGCCACCCCCGACCACGCCACCGCCGACCACGCCACTGCCCACCGGGCAGACGCCGGTGGCAATCAACGGTCAGCTCCGGGTCTGCGGGGTGAACCTGTGCAACCAGTACGGCCGGCCGATCCAGCTACGCGGCATGAGCACCCACGGCCTGCAGTGGTTCGCCCAGTGCTACGACGACGCGTCCCTCGACGCGCTCGCCACCGACTGGCACGCCGACCTGCTGCGGATCTCGATGTACGTGCAGGAGGGCGGCTACGAGACCAACCCGAGCGGCTTCACCGACCGGGTCAACACCCTGGTCGACGAGGCCGGTGAGCGGGGCCTGTACGCGCTGATCGACTTCCACACGCTGACCCCCGGCGACCCGATGTACAACCTGGACCGGGCCAAGACCTTCTTCGCCGCCGTCGCGGCCCGCAACGCCAACCGCACCAACGTCATCTACGAGATCGCCAACGAGCCCAACGGGGTCAGCTGGCAGACCATCAAGAACTACGCCGAGCAGGTCATCCCGGTGATCCGGGCCAACGACCCGGACGCGATCGTCGTCGTCGGCACCCGGGGCTGGTCCTCGCTGGGCGTGTCGGAGGGCGGCAACTCCACCGAGGTGATCAACAACCCGGTGAACGCCAGCAACGTGATGTACGCGTTCCACTTCTACGCCGCGTCGCACAAGGACAACTACCGGGCCGAGGTCGAGCGGGCCGCCGCCCGGCTGCCGCTGTTCGTCACCGAGTTCGGCACGGTCACCTACACCGGCGGCGGGGCCGTCGACGCGGGCAGCAGCACCACCTGGCTGGACCTGCTGGACCGGCTGAAGATCAGCTACGCCAACTGGACGTACTCCGACGCCGACGAGGCCAGCGCCGCCTTCAGGCCGGGCACCTGCTACGGCGGCACGTACGCCGGCACCGGCGTGCTCACCGAGTCCGGCGTCTTCATGCGCAATCGGATCCGTACCCCGGACAACTTCCCCACCAGCTGATCGAGCGACACCGGGCGGCGCCCGTCCCGACCGGGGCGGGCGCCGCCCGAGCGGTCGCGGGGCGGGCCGCCCCGCGACCGGCGTGACTCTCTAGGCGACGGCCGCCGCGGCGGCCCGCCCGGCCGTCCGCCCGGAGAAGAGGCAACCACCGAGGAAGGTGCCCTCCAGGGAGTTGTAGCCGTGCATGCCGCCGCCACCGAACCCGGCGACCTCGCCGGCGGCGTACACCCCGCCGAGCGGCTCGCCGTCCGGGCGCAGCACCCGGCCGGAGAGGTCGGTGTGCAGCCCGCCGAGGGTCTTGCGGGTCAGCACGTGCAGCTGGACGGCGATCAGCGGACCCGCCGCCGGGTCGAGCAGGCGGTGCGGCGTGGCGACCCGGATCAGCCGGTCGCCCCGGTACCGGCGGGCGCCCCGGACGGCGTGCAGCTGGGCGTCCTTGCCGAACGGGTGCGCGATGTCGCGGTCGCGCGCCTCGACCAGCCGGCGCAGCGGCGTGACGTCCAGCTGCGGGCCGCCGGTCTGGGCCGCCAACGCGTTCATCCCGTCGACCAGTTCCTCCAGGGTGTCGGCGACCACGAAGTCGGCGCCGTGGCGCTTGAACGCCTCGACCGGGCCGGGCGCGCCGGGACGGACCCGGTGCAGGACCTGCCGGACGCTGCGGTTGGTCAGGTCCGGGTTCTGCTCGGAGCCCGACAGCGCGAACTCCTTCTCGATGATTTTCTGAGTGAGCAGGAACCAGCTGTAGTCGTGGCCCGTGCTCCGCAGGTGCCGCAGGGTGGCGAGGGTGTCGAAGCCGGGGAACAGCGGCGCGGGCAGGCGCCGGCCGGTCGCGTCGAGCCACAGCGACGACGGGCCGGGCAGGATCCGGATGCCGTGGTCCGGCCAGACCGGGTCCCAGTTGCGCAGGCCCTCGGTGTAGTGCCACATCCGGTCCGGGTTGATCACCTGCCCGCCGGCGGCCTCGGTGATGGCCAGCATCCGGCCGTCGACGTGGGCGGGCACCCCGGCGACCATCCGGGTCGGCGGCGTGCCGAGCCGCGCCGGCCAGGCCCGCCGGACCAGGTCGTGGTTGCCGCCGATGCCGCCCGAGGTGATGATCACGGCCTGCGCGCCGTACGCGAAGTCGCCGACGGCCACCCGGGAGGTGCTGCGGCCGCGCGGGGCGTCGTCAGGTTCGAGCACCGTCCCGCGTACCCCGGTGACCACGCCGCCGGCGGTGACCAGCTCGTCGACCCGGTGCCGGAACAGCAGCCGTACCCGGCCGCGCGCGACGGCGTCCTGGACCCGCCGGGCGAACGGCTCGACCAGCCCCGGGCCGGTGCCCCAGGTGACGTGGAACCGGGGTACGGAGTTGCCGTGGCCGTCGGCCGCTCCCCCGCCCCGCTCGGCCCAGCTGACCACCGGGAAGAGCCGGTGGCCCATCCCCCGCAGCCAGGCCCGCTTCTCCCCGGCCGCGAAGTGCACGTACGCCTCGGCCCACCGGCGCGGCCAGTGGTCCTCGGGCCGGTCGAAGGCCGCGCTGCCCGTCCAGTCCTGCCAGGCCAGCTCGACCGAGTCGCGGATACCCATCCGCCGCTGCTCGGGCGAGTCCACCAGGAAGAGGCCGCCGAACGACCAGAACGCCTGCCCGCCGAGGTTCTGCGCGGGCTCCTGGTCGAGCAGCAGCACCCGCCGACCCGCGTCGGCGGCCTCGGCGGCGGCGACCAGGCCGGCCAGCCCGGCGCCGATCACGATGACATCCGTATCCATGCCACCGACGCTACGTACCAGATTGCCAAAATGGTGGCGGTCGACGCGCAAGATCCGGGGTAGGTTTTGTAACCCGGATGACAAAGTGAGGGGCGGAAGCGTGTCCGACGCGCTCATCGACATCGAGCCGGGGCTCGCCGCCCTCCCGCCGACGGTCGGCGGGCACCTCCGCGGGCTGCGGGCGCCCCTGCACGAGCGGATCCTCGCGACCGTCCGCGCGGCCATGCGGGCGCAGGGCCGGTCGCTGACCGGCGGACAGGGGCAGGGCCTCACCCTCGGCGTCGAGACCGCCGTCGACGCCTTCGTCGAGGCGGTCGCCGACCCGGGCCGCGACCTCGCCGCCACCCGGGCGGTGTTCCACGCCCTCGGCCGCACCGAGTACCGGGAGGGCCACCGGGTGGACGCGCTGCGCACCGTCCTCACCCTCGGCGCCCGGGACATCTGGGCCTTCCTGGTGGAGAACGCCGGCCCGGCCGGCCCGGCGCCGGGCGACCTGTACGTCATCGCCGGTGCGCTCTTCGGCTTCGCCGACGCCCTCGCCGGCGCGGCGGCGGAGGGGTTCCTCGACGAGCAGCGCGACGCCGCGCAGGACTGGGCGACCACCCGACGCCGGCTGATCACCCTGCTGGTGCAGCCCGAGACCCCGGCCGAGAGCGCGCTGCACGCGGCGGCCGACGCGGCCCGCTGGCCGCCGCCCCGCAGCGTCGCCGTGGTCAGCGTCGACGGCACCGACGCCGAGCACCTGGCGCGGTCCATCGGCGGGGGCGCGATCGCCACCGTCATCGACGACGCGGTACGGCTCGTCCTGCCCGACCCGGGCACGCCCGGGCGGCTGGCCCGCGCCCGGCAGGCGCTGACCGGCCGGCGGGCGGCGTTCGGGCCGACCGTCGAGCTGGGCCGGGCCCGGCTGTCGTACCGGCTCTCCCGACGCGCGCTGGCCCTGCAACACGACGGCGTGCTCCCGGCGGGGCCGCTCGGTTGCGACGAGCACCTGCTGACCCTGCTGATGGCGTGGGAGCCGGGCCTCGCCGACCGGCTGGCCGCCGTCGGGCTGGCCGCGTTGGACGGCGTGCGGCCCGCCGCCCGGCAGGCGCTGGCCGAGACGCTGCACAGCTGGCTGCGCCGGCAGGGGCAGGTGGTCGCCGTCGCCGAGGAGCTGCACACCCACCCGCAGACCGTGCGGTACCGGATGCGCCGGCTGCGTGAGCTGTTCGGCCCGGCGCTGGACGATCCCGACGCCCGGCTCGCCCTGCAACTCGCCCTCCGGCACCGGTTGAGCCGCCCGGCCGGTGACCACGGGTGGTCCGAGACCCGTCCGCGTTGAACCGTACGGCTGTCCGATCCGAACCACTGGTCGTGCGTACCCGAACCGCCGCGCTGCTGGGGCTGCTGCTCGCCCTGCTGTCCGTACCGCTGGCGCCGCCCGTCCCCGCCGCCGCCCACGCCGCGCTGGTCGCCACCAGCCCGGTACGCGACGCGGTGATCGGTTCCCCGCCGCGGGAGGTGGTGGTGACCTTCGGCGAGCCGGTGTCCCCCGTCGCGGGGCGGGTGCAGGTCCTCGGCCCGGACGGGCGGAAGGTCCACACGGGTGAGCCGGTGGTGCGCGGCGGTACCCTGCGCATCCCGGTCCGGGTGCCCGAGCGGCCGCTCGGCACCTACCTGGTCAGCTACCGGGTGATCTCGGCCGACAGCCATCCGGTGGCGGGCAGCTTCACCTACTCCGCCGGCGCCCCGTCGGCGACTCCCCCGCCGCCCGACGGTCGGACCCGGCCCAGCGGTGCGCTGGCGCCGGCCGCCCGGTACGTCGGCTACCTGGGGCTGGTGCTGGCCGTCGGTCCGGTGCTGCTGGCCGTCGGGATGTGGCCGCGCCGGCGCTCCCGCCGCCCGGCCCAGGTCGCCGCCGGGGCGGGCCTCGGCCTGGTCGTGGTGGCCACCGCCGGGCAGTGGGTGGCACAGGCCGCCGACATGGTGGGAGCGCCGGTCGGTGAGCTGTCCCCGGCCGACCTACGGGCGGTGGGCGCCAGCGCCGTCGGCCCGGTGTTGGGCGCCCGGCTGGCCCTGGTCGGCGTGGCCGCGGCGCTGCTGCCCGCCGTCGTGGCCGGCCGGTCGGGTCGGGGGCGGCGGGCCGCGCTGGCGGTGGTCGGCGTCGCCGCGCTGACCACCTGGCCGTTGGCCGGGCACCCGGTGGCCGCGCCGCTGCCGCCGGTCAGTGTCGCCGTCGGCGTGGTGCACCTGGCCGCGATGGCGGTCTGGTCGGGCGGGCTGCTCACCCTGGTGGCGTTCCTGCTGCCCGGCCTGCACGAGCGGGTGCGCGCCCGCGTCCTGCCCGCCTGGTCCCGGCTGGCCACCGTCGCGGTGTGCTGGCTGGTCGCCAGCGGCGTCGCCCAGGCCGCGGTCGAGCTCGGCCGGCCCACCGCGCTGCTCGACACGACGTACGGGCGGCTGCTGTGCGGCAAGGCCGCTCTGCTCGCCGTGGTGCTGGCGGTCGCCGCCGGGCAGCGACGCCTGGTGCGCCGGGGGCTGGCGGCGGGCCGGCCGGGCCGGGTCAGCCGGGCGGCGGGGGTCGAGCTGGCCGCCACCGCGGTGGTGCTGGCTCTCGGCGCCGTGCTGGTGCAGACGCCGCCGGGCCGCACGGCCGGCACCGAGGCCGCCCGGGCCAGCCGGGTGGGGGTCGCCCAGACGCTGACCAGCGGCCTGTACACCTTGCAGTTCGACGTCTACCCGGTGCGGGTCGGGACGCCGAACTCCCTGCACGCCTACGTCTACACGCCGCAGGGCCAGGCGCTGCCGGTCGTGGAGTGGACGGTCAGTCTGGCCCTGCCGGCGGCCGGCGTGGAACCGGTCCGGGTGCCGGTCGACACGCCGGAACCGCACCACGCCAGTGCGGAGGTCACCTTCCCGGTCCGCGGCGAGTGGACGCTGCGGTTCACCGTCCGGACCAGCGACGTCGACCAGGCCACCGTCACCGCCACCGTGCCCGTCGGCTGAGGCACCGCCGGGCCGGCGGGCCGGCCCGCACCCGGCGCGCCGACCGGGTGTCCCGGTGGCGGGCGTCCCTCGGGTCAGTCGACGGCCGCGCCGATGTGCCAGGTGGCCGAGTCGAAGTCGGCGTACCCGCCGTCGGCGCCGATGTCCTGCACCCAGAGGCCGGCGAACGCCCCGGTGAAGCCCCAACCCGTCGGCTCACCGTCCACCGCGCGGGCCGCGTGCTCGTCGGAGAGGATGGTGGCGTCGAGCACGGGCGACAGGGGCCGCCACCCGTCGCCGAGGTCGTAGGAGAACCGCAGGGCCGGCCCGTCGAAGACCACCCGCAGTCCGAGCCGCGCGCGCCGCCCCAGCCGCACGGTCGCCTCCGGGTACGCCGCGCGCCGGCCGGAGTCGCAGCTGAGCACCGCCAGCACCGGCTCTCCCGCGTCGTCCAGGCTGACGTAGGCGTAGTGCCAGTTGCGGCTGTTGTAGTAGCCGGTGATCCCGGCCAGCTGGCGGAAGGTCTCCGGCCGGAACTCCAGCACGGTGGACAGGGCGCAGCGCGGGTCGGTTACCCGGCGGGCGACCAGGCTGGGCCGGTGCCGCCCGACCGGTGACTGGCCGCCGACGATCCGCAGGTGGGAGGGACGGACGGCGAGGTCGACCCAGTCCGGGGTCGCCGGGCGGCGCAGGGTGGACCAGGCCGGCCCGAGGGTGGGGGCGTCGAAGTCATCGGTCGCCGGCTCCGCCGGCCACGGCGCCGGCGGCAGGTCGGGGGCGGCCACCACGTCAGCGGGTACGCCCCCGCGCACCCGGGGCCACCCGTCGGCGGTCCACTCGACCGGTTGCAGGGCGGTCTCCCGGCCCAGCACGCAGTTGCCCAGCGGGGTGTAGGGGCGGCCGGTGAGGTGGGCCAGGTACCACCGGCCGTCGCCGGTCTCGACCAGGCTGCCGTGGCCGGCCTTCTGCAACCGCAGCTCGGGCCGGCCGTGCGAGCTGATCAGCGGTCCGTCCGGGTCCGGCCGGTACGGACCGAAGAGCGACCGCGAGCGGGCCACCGTCGCCTGGTGCTCCCAGCTGGTGCCGCCCTCGGCCGTGAGCAGGTAGTACCAGCCGTCGCGGCGGTAGAGGTGCGGTCCCTCGGTGACCCCGGCGGTGGTGCCCTCGAAGATCAGCCGGGGCGGGCCGACGAGCCGCCCGGCCAGCGGGTCGTACCGCTGGATCTCGATGCCGCCGAACGAGTCCCGCCCGGGGCGCCAGTCCGCGCGCATGGCCAGCAGCCAGGTGCTGCCGTCGTCGTCGTGGAAGAGCGACGGGTCGAAGCCGTGCGCGTGCACGGGCACCGGGTCCGACCAGGGGCCGGTGACGTCGGGTGCGGTGACCACGTAGTTCTGCGGATCCCAGTAGCCGCCGGCGAAGCTGGCCACGTCGGTGTAGACGAGGTGGAACCGCCCGTGCGCGTACGACAGGCAGGGCGCCCAGACGCCGCACGAGTCGCCGACGCCGGTGAGGTCGAGCAGGCGGCGCTCGGTGAGGAGGCCGCCGAGCGGCCGCCAGTGGACCAGGTCCCGGGAGTGGTGCAGCCGCACCCCGGGGTACCACTCGAACGTCGAGGTGGCCAGGTAGTAGTCCTCCCCCACCCGCAGGATGGACGGGTCGGGGTGGAAGCCCGGCAGCACCGGGTTGTGGATCACACGGGTGGTGGTGGGCGTGGTTACCCCGCTGGTCATGGGGAGGTCTCCTCGTGGGGGGCGGGTCACTTGCCGAAGCCGGCGGTGAGGCCGCCGAGCAGGTGACGCCGGCCGAACAGGTAGAGGGTGAGCACCGGCAGGGCGGAGAACACCACCAGCGCCATCAGGCCGGGCACATCGGTGCCGAACTGGTTCTGGAAGTTCCACAACCCGAGCGGCAGCACCCGCTGCTCGCGGCTCTGGGTGAGGACGAGGGGGAAGAGGAAGCCGTTCCAGGCGCCCAACCCGCTGAAGATGCCGATGCTGACCAGGCCGGGCCGGGCCAGCGGCACGACGAGCCGGGTGAAGGTGCGCGCCGAGCCCGCCCCGTCGACGGTCATCGCCTCGTACAGCTCGTCGGGGATGTCGCGCAGCGTGCTGGTGAGCACGACGACCGACATG comes from Micromonospora purpureochromogenes and encodes:
- a CDS encoding FAD-binding dehydrogenase → MDTDVIVIGAGLAGLVAAAEAADAGRRVLLLDQEPAQNLGGQAFWSFGGLFLVDSPEQRRMGIRDSVELAWQDWTGSAAFDRPEDHWPRRWAEAYVHFAAGEKRAWLRGMGHRLFPVVSWAERGGGAADGHGNSVPRFHVTWGTGPGLVEPFARRVQDAVARGRVRLLFRHRVDELVTAGGVVTGVRGTVLEPDDAPRGRSTSRVAVGDFAYGAQAVIITSGGIGGNHDLVRRAWPARLGTPPTRMVAGVPAHVDGRMLAITEAAGGQVINPDRMWHYTEGLRNWDPVWPDHGIRILPGPSSLWLDATGRRLPAPLFPGFDTLATLRHLRSTGHDYSWFLLTQKIIEKEFALSGSEQNPDLTNRSVRQVLHRVRPGAPGPVEAFKRHGADFVVADTLEELVDGMNALAAQTGGPQLDVTPLRRLVEARDRDIAHPFGKDAQLHAVRGARRYRGDRLIRVATPHRLLDPAAGPLIAVQLHVLTRKTLGGLHTDLSGRVLRPDGEPLGGVYAAGEVAGFGGGGMHGYNSLEGTFLGGCLFSGRTAGRAAAAAVA
- a CDS encoding PucR family transcriptional regulator, producing MSDALIDIEPGLAALPPTVGGHLRGLRAPLHERILATVRAAMRAQGRSLTGGQGQGLTLGVETAVDAFVEAVADPGRDLAATRAVFHALGRTEYREGHRVDALRTVLTLGARDIWAFLVENAGPAGPAPGDLYVIAGALFGFADALAGAAAEGFLDEQRDAAQDWATTRRRLITLLVQPETPAESALHAAADAARWPPPRSVAVVSVDGTDAEHLARSIGGGAIATVIDDAVRLVLPDPGTPGRLARARQALTGRRAAFGPTVELGRARLSYRLSRRALALQHDGVLPAGPLGCDEHLLTLLMAWEPGLADRLAAVGLAALDGVRPAARQALAETLHSWLRRQGQVVAVAEELHTHPQTVRYRMRRLRELFGPALDDPDARLALQLALRHRLSRPAGDHGWSETRPR
- a CDS encoding copper resistance CopC/CopD family protein encodes the protein MRTRTAALLGLLLALLSVPLAPPVPAAAHAALVATSPVRDAVIGSPPREVVVTFGEPVSPVAGRVQVLGPDGRKVHTGEPVVRGGTLRIPVRVPERPLGTYLVSYRVISADSHPVAGSFTYSAGAPSATPPPPDGRTRPSGALAPAARYVGYLGLVLAVGPVLLAVGMWPRRRSRRPAQVAAGAGLGLVVVATAGQWVAQAADMVGAPVGELSPADLRAVGASAVGPVLGARLALVGVAAALLPAVVAGRSGRGRRAALAVVGVAALTTWPLAGHPVAAPLPPVSVAVGVVHLAAMAVWSGGLLTLVAFLLPGLHERVRARVLPAWSRLATVAVCWLVASGVAQAAVELGRPTALLDTTYGRLLCGKAALLAVVLAVAAGQRRLVRRGLAAGRPGRVSRAAGVELAATAVVLALGAVLVQTPPGRTAGTEAARASRVGVAQTLTSGLYTLQFDVYPVRVGTPNSLHAYVYTPQGQALPVVEWTVSLALPAAGVEPVRVPVDTPEPHHASAEVTFPVRGEWTLRFTVRTSDVDQATVTATVPVG
- a CDS encoding glycoside hydrolase family 43 protein; its protein translation is MTSGVTTPTTTRVIHNPVLPGFHPDPSILRVGEDYYLATSTFEWYPGVRLHHSRDLVHWRPLGGLLTERRLLDLTGVGDSCGVWAPCLSYAHGRFHLVYTDVASFAGGYWDPQNYVVTAPDVTGPWSDPVPVHAHGFDPSLFHDDDGSTWLLAMRADWRPGRDSFGGIEIQRYDPLAGRLVGPPRLIFEGTTAGVTEGPHLYRRDGWYYLLTAEGGTSWEHQATVARSRSLFGPYRPDPDGPLISSHGRPELRLQKAGHGSLVETGDGRWYLAHLTGRPYTPLGNCVLGRETALQPVEWTADGWPRVRGGVPADVVAAPDLPPAPWPAEPATDDFDAPTLGPAWSTLRRPATPDWVDLAVRPSHLRIVGGQSPVGRHRPSLVARRVTDPRCALSTVLEFRPETFRQLAGITGYYNSRNWHYAYVSLDDAGEPVLAVLSCDSGRRAAYPEATVRLGRRARLGLRVVFDGPALRFSYDLGDGWRPLSPVLDATILSDEHAARAVDGEPTGWGFTGAFAGLWVQDIGADGGYADFDSATWHIGAAVD